In a single window of the Pyrococcus sp. NA2 genome:
- a CDS encoding methyltransferase, translating to MKKNVAYIVLALLVLFNIKIGISNFMDVAKSQGNLLSSGEFDIRISKDGNRFYNDLKLVNIRGLKPGDVKEFTLYVKNYGDIPVSNLSLIIYVRDYEEELSPAEKPYDLTDEEGELSKCLYVEKILVNGTNILSEPVRLSEIAGKEVKLYSGSLREKDVIPVKFEIRFPESSGNECMTDATEMMIKIVGTQ from the coding sequence ATGAAGAAAAATGTTGCATACATAGTGTTGGCATTACTAGTACTATTCAACATCAAAATAGGAATCAGCAACTTCATGGATGTTGCAAAGTCCCAGGGAAATCTGCTCTCTAGTGGCGAGTTCGATATAAGGATAAGCAAGGATGGCAATAGATTTTACAATGATTTGAAGCTCGTTAACATCAGAGGCCTCAAACCTGGAGACGTGAAGGAATTCACGCTTTACGTGAAGAACTATGGAGACATTCCAGTTTCAAACCTGTCCCTCATCATCTATGTTAGAGATTACGAGGAAGAGCTCTCTCCAGCTGAGAAGCCATATGACCTTACGGATGAGGAAGGAGAATTAAGCAAGTGCCTCTACGTTGAGAAGATACTCGTGAATGGAACTAACATCCTCTCGGAACCTGTGAGATTGTCTGAAATAGCTGGGAAGGAGGTGAAGCTGTACTCTGGAAGCTTAAGGGAAAAGGATGTAATCCCGGTGAAGTTCGAGATAAGGTTTCCTGAATCTTCTGGAAACGAGTGCATGACAGATGCAACGGAGATGATGATAAAGATAGTGGGCACGCAATAG
- a CDS encoding TIGR01177 family methyltransferase: protein MFYVEILGTLPEMAVAEVRSLAELGNGYVNEVDYLLVSGEVENLKVFERLGLAHEYGVLLFSCEDVKDLLDFVKGFDWSKVIAGTFAVRRERMRNCSYNIEGIDRLIGGIIHSQGFKVNLSSPDVVVRVYCGERLWIGVRVREFKGKEFDERKADRRPFSRPIALPPRIARAMVNLTRARRELLDPFMGTGGMLIEAGLMGLKVYGIDIREDMVEGAKINLEYYGVKDYVVKVGDATKIEEAFPGKTFEAIATDPPYGTSTTLPIDRDELYRRSLESMYSVLEGYLSIAFPSDFNAVDVAESIGFKVLDMFYQRVHSSLSRYFYVMKT, encoded by the coding sequence ATGTTCTACGTCGAGATTTTAGGGACCCTTCCTGAGATGGCGGTTGCTGAAGTGAGAAGCCTTGCCGAACTTGGCAATGGATATGTCAATGAGGTAGACTACCTTTTAGTTTCGGGCGAAGTTGAAAATCTTAAGGTATTTGAGAGATTGGGCCTAGCTCATGAATATGGAGTACTCTTATTTTCTTGTGAGGACGTAAAAGATCTGCTGGACTTTGTTAAAGGTTTCGATTGGAGTAAAGTTATTGCGGGAACCTTCGCCGTTAGGAGGGAGAGAATGAGAAACTGCAGTTACAACATAGAGGGTATTGACAGGTTGATAGGAGGAATAATCCATTCCCAGGGATTCAAGGTTAACCTCTCAAGTCCAGACGTTGTTGTGAGGGTCTACTGTGGAGAGAGACTGTGGATTGGCGTGAGGGTTAGGGAGTTTAAGGGGAAGGAGTTCGACGAAAGAAAAGCAGATAGAAGGCCATTCTCTAGGCCAATAGCCTTACCCCCTAGAATAGCGAGGGCGATGGTAAATCTTACAAGAGCTAGGAGGGAGTTGCTTGACCCCTTCATGGGAACTGGGGGAATGCTCATAGAGGCTGGCTTAATGGGACTGAAGGTTTACGGAATTGACATAAGGGAGGACATGGTTGAGGGAGCGAAGATAAACCTTGAGTATTATGGGGTGAAGGATTACGTTGTTAAGGTTGGAGATGCAACTAAAATTGAGGAAGCCTTTCCAGGGAAGACCTTTGAGGCAATAGCTACCGATCCACCCTATGGAACCTCAACCACATTGCCCATAGATAGGGATGAACTCTACAGGAGATCACTTGAGAGTATGTACTCAGTTCTCGAAGGTTATCTTTCAATAGCATTTCCCTCGGATTTCAATGCAGTTGACGTTGCAGAATCGATAGGGTTTAAAGTACTTGACATGTTCTATCAACGAGTTCATTCTTCACTTTCAAGGTACTTTTACGTCATGAAGACGTGA
- a CDS encoding DHH family phosphoesterase: MAVKDCPECHGTGKVKVGEKECPVCNGWGYVPADFKLGDHLKGYRNLENLGVDEEVDEIPCPECHGKGTVPVYDTCPTCGGTGKVLACDICGRVKGPWEPGMETTWVCPECERKFKVVYVLDNACDYEDVEIGKYYKGIIDRVERFGVFVRLNKHVLGLIKKKDLLGKRQYIPGDEIIVQVLDVRPDKREIDFLEAPLTRYREVQVKKELPITLIGDLKEELAGKTVKVRGKVTQVQVTGGPTVFTLTDGTGITWAAAFEAPGVRAYPNINIGDVVEVIGKVSFHAGRIQIEIIDMHRIWGPEALEVKKRIEEELDKKAQPEDVGFLVKSEVLEKLKPKIMKAAFMIRRAIFEGRPIIIRHHADTDGYTAGVALETAIIPLIEQVAPDPDARWHLFKRRPSRAPFYELEDVLKDIIFMMEDHMRFGDELPLIVIVDNGGTSEDIPAYRRLKAYGVKIVVIDHHDPREWISEDKAKVDEYVDVHVNPHHVKRGYYELTAGMLATEVARFINPEVEDKIKHLPAIAGTGDRSKAPEFYQYLEYAREKGLTEEDLKRIAEVIDHEAFYWKFMDGRGIIEEILLVTGNLQRHRMLIDAIYPEVKEKQERVLKAVLPHVKSVVLPNGIRFNTIDVELYAPKFDYPSPGKLSGIIHDHFKEKYGEDSPILTLAYGPDFAVVRASDGMAKYNFDLNKIVKILEEKLPDAGVEGGGHSYAGSIKFFEGKRKEVLEAFAKEILKLKAGG; encoded by the coding sequence ATGGCGGTTAAGGACTGTCCTGAATGCCACGGAACTGGGAAGGTGAAAGTTGGCGAGAAGGAATGTCCTGTTTGTAACGGTTGGGGTTACGTTCCCGCTGATTTCAAGTTGGGTGACCATTTAAAGGGATACAGGAATTTGGAGAACCTTGGAGTTGATGAGGAGGTTGATGAGATACCATGTCCAGAGTGTCATGGAAAGGGAACTGTGCCAGTTTACGACACTTGTCCAACATGTGGAGGGACTGGAAAGGTCTTGGCCTGTGACATATGTGGAAGGGTAAAAGGTCCATGGGAGCCTGGAATGGAGACCACTTGGGTATGTCCCGAATGCGAGAGGAAATTCAAAGTCGTCTACGTCTTGGATAATGCCTGCGACTATGAGGATGTTGAGATTGGAAAGTACTACAAAGGAATCATAGATAGGGTAGAGAGGTTTGGAGTCTTCGTGAGGTTGAATAAGCACGTTTTGGGTTTAATAAAGAAGAAGGATCTCCTCGGAAAGAGGCAGTACATTCCTGGAGATGAGATAATAGTTCAGGTTCTCGATGTTAGGCCTGATAAGAGAGAGATAGACTTTCTGGAGGCTCCCCTTACTAGGTACAGGGAGGTTCAAGTTAAGAAAGAGCTTCCGATAACCCTAATTGGAGACCTCAAGGAGGAACTTGCTGGAAAGACTGTTAAGGTTAGAGGAAAAGTTACCCAGGTGCAAGTCACGGGAGGCCCAACAGTCTTCACGCTAACCGATGGCACTGGAATCACTTGGGCTGCAGCCTTCGAAGCTCCCGGAGTTAGGGCGTATCCAAACATAAACATAGGAGACGTTGTGGAGGTAATAGGAAAGGTTTCATTCCATGCTGGTAGAATTCAAATTGAAATCATCGACATGCACAGAATCTGGGGTCCAGAAGCTCTAGAGGTTAAGAAGAGGATTGAAGAAGAACTCGATAAGAAGGCTCAGCCCGAGGACGTTGGATTCCTGGTTAAAAGTGAAGTCCTTGAAAAGCTCAAGCCCAAGATAATGAAAGCGGCTTTCATGATAAGGAGGGCGATATTCGAGGGTAGGCCGATAATAATAAGGCACCACGCAGACACTGACGGTTACACGGCTGGGGTTGCGTTGGAAACTGCGATAATTCCACTAATAGAGCAGGTAGCGCCAGACCCAGATGCCAGATGGCATCTCTTCAAGCGGAGGCCTTCGAGAGCCCCGTTCTATGAGCTTGAGGATGTTCTCAAGGACATAATCTTCATGATGGAGGACCACATGAGGTTCGGCGATGAGCTACCACTAATCGTTATAGTTGACAACGGTGGAACGAGCGAGGACATTCCAGCCTACAGGAGGTTAAAGGCCTATGGAGTTAAGATAGTGGTAATAGATCATCACGACCCCAGGGAGTGGATAAGTGAAGATAAAGCAAAGGTCGACGAGTACGTTGACGTTCATGTCAATCCACACCACGTGAAGAGAGGTTACTATGAGTTAACTGCTGGAATGCTTGCAACCGAGGTTGCCCGCTTTATAAACCCTGAAGTCGAGGACAAGATAAAGCACCTTCCAGCTATAGCTGGAACTGGTGATAGGAGTAAGGCCCCAGAATTCTATCAGTACTTGGAGTACGCAAGGGAGAAAGGATTGACGGAGGAGGATCTTAAGAGGATAGCCGAGGTTATCGATCACGAAGCTTTCTATTGGAAGTTCATGGATGGAAGGGGAATAATAGAGGAAATATTGCTCGTGACGGGTAACCTTCAGAGGCATAGGATGCTCATTGATGCGATATACCCAGAGGTCAAGGAGAAGCAGGAGAGAGTTCTGAAGGCCGTTCTGCCTCATGTTAAGAGTGTCGTTCTTCCGAATGGTATTAGATTCAACACAATAGACGTTGAGCTCTATGCTCCAAAGTTTGACTATCCAAGCCCAGGGAAGCTTTCGGGAATAATCCATGACCACTTCAAGGAGAAGTACGGGGAGGACTCTCCAATATTGACGTTAGCTTACGGCCCAGATTTCGCGGTTGTGAGGGCGAGCGATGGCATGGCAAAGTACAACTTCGATTTGAACAAGATTGTTAAGATTCTAGAAGAAAAGCTACCAGATGCTGGGGTTGAGGGAGGAGGACACAGCTACGCTGGTTCAATAAAGTTCTTTGAGGGTAAGAGGAAGGAAGTTTTAGAGGCCTTTGCTAAGGAGATATTAAAGCTTAAGGCTGGTGGATAA
- a CDS encoding CDP-2,3-bis-(O-geranylgeranyl)-sn-glycerol synthase, protein MNPILDAFWYILPAYFANSSPVVLGGGTPIDMGKKWRDGRRIFGDGKTWRGFFGGLAVGTSIGVVQHLILPSYYGSLRIAVEVAFLLSLGTLIGDLIGSFIKRRLNLPRGYPAVGLDQWGFLISALCFAYPVRTIPTGEVLFLLVVTPIIHWLANVFAYKMKWKSVPW, encoded by the coding sequence GTGAATCCAATCCTAGATGCTTTCTGGTACATACTTCCAGCATATTTTGCCAATTCATCTCCAGTTGTGCTTGGTGGGGGAACTCCGATAGACATGGGGAAAAAGTGGAGGGATGGAAGAAGGATATTCGGTGATGGAAAGACGTGGAGGGGATTCTTTGGAGGGTTAGCCGTTGGAACTTCCATAGGCGTTGTTCAACACCTAATTCTTCCTTCCTATTATGGGAGTCTTAGGATTGCCGTTGAGGTTGCATTTTTGCTATCCCTGGGAACTTTAATCGGTGATCTCATTGGAAGCTTCATAAAGAGGAGATTGAACTTACCGAGGGGTTATCCAGCTGTTGGTCTCGATCAATGGGGATTCCTAATATCGGCCCTCTGCTTCGCTTATCCAGTGAGAACCATTCCCACGGGAGAGGTTCTGTTTCTCCTAGTTGTAACCCCGATTATACACTGGTTGGCAAACGTATTTGCATATAAGATGAAGTGGAAAAGCGTGCCGTGGTGA
- a CDS encoding Era-like GTP-binding protein: MIKVAIIGAENVGKSTLMNALLGGKFSEVSETPGTTKGTIRRVFGKIKLPKTMKNPFGGADELVLIDTAGLFDPEKEVRGKVLSEEKFKELIREITNADIIIHMIDATKGLHRGMEKLHYLLKFRYEKPIIVVINKIDLVPREKVEELRKIVKKRLEQEPILLSLVTYEGFNDLLKALTYYAQYAR; encoded by the coding sequence ATGATAAAGGTTGCGATTATTGGTGCCGAGAACGTTGGTAAGTCAACGCTCATGAATGCATTGCTAGGTGGAAAATTTTCGGAAGTTTCCGAGACCCCTGGAACCACAAAAGGGACGATAAGGAGAGTATTCGGAAAGATAAAGTTACCGAAGACTATGAAAAATCCCTTCGGAGGTGCCGATGAGTTAGTCTTGATAGACACAGCAGGACTTTTTGACCCCGAAAAGGAGGTCAGAGGAAAAGTTCTAAGCGAGGAGAAGTTTAAAGAGTTGATAAGGGAAATAACAAATGCCGACATAATAATCCATATGATAGATGCCACAAAAGGTCTCCATAGGGGAATGGAAAAGCTACACTACCTCTTAAAGTTCAGATACGAGAAACCCATAATCGTTGTCATAAATAAGATAGACCTGGTACCAAGGGAGAAGGTTGAGGAGTTAAGGAAAATCGTGAAGAAGAGGCTCGAACAGGAACCAATATTATTATCCCTGGTAACCTATGAGGGTTTCAACGATCTTCTGAAGGCCTTGACGTATTACGCCCAGTACGCTAGATGA
- a CDS encoding HD family hydrolase: MLEKILLAQTLKRLPRMGWLIKGVQRPESIADHSFGVVFITLLLAEMLKEKRVRIDVERALKIAIVHDLAEAIITDVPISAQEFLDKDEAEERVFKSLFPEFYELYLEYRDGSSTEAQLVRLADKLDMILQAYQYELSGHRNLGEFWRALDEIEELEISKYFRDVINSVRRLRD, translated from the coding sequence ATGCTTGAAAAGATACTGCTTGCCCAAACGTTGAAGAGATTGCCAAGGATGGGATGGTTGATAAAGGGTGTCCAGAGGCCAGAGAGTATTGCGGACCACTCCTTTGGTGTCGTCTTTATAACGCTCCTCTTGGCTGAGATGTTAAAGGAAAAGAGGGTCAGGATTGACGTTGAAAGGGCATTGAAAATTGCGATAGTCCATGATCTTGCCGAGGCTATTATAACGGATGTGCCAATATCTGCCCAGGAGTTTCTGGATAAAGATGAAGCTGAGGAGAGGGTCTTCAAGAGCCTCTTTCCAGAGTTCTATGAATTGTACCTCGAATACAGGGATGGTTCATCCACCGAGGCTCAACTCGTTAGGTTGGCCGACAAGCTTGACATGATTCTTCAGGCCTACCAATACGAACTCTCTGGCCATAGAAATCTAGGCGAATTTTGGAGGGCCTTAGATGAAATAGAAGAACTTGAGATCTCGAAATATTTTAGGGATGTAATAAATTCAGTTAGGAGGCTGAGGGATTGA
- a CDS encoding glycosyltransferase 4 family protein gives MIEFLSFVLAFLLTPYFGKLMKNAGITGIDVHKREKYEVPEMGGLALLISISVIALAAGIESWMVGVFLLVGLVGVLDDLVELRQSHKVLLTSLATFPVLLNLKRHYIVILGSRIDLGFLALIFFWAYVAISANLVNMLAGFNGLEVGLSSIMFLIISILAKGPERRLALIALFASLGFLYWNKYPAKVFPGDTGTLALGALIGLLAVSSGLEFPVGIMLIPHITDFLLKAKVKFKGKSLGRTRVLEDGTLVPPPYLSFLGLIMRIRPMKEWELVLITLIIEAFLGALAILLA, from the coding sequence TTGATAGAGTTTCTCTCTTTTGTTCTTGCATTTCTTTTGACTCCCTACTTTGGAAAGCTAATGAAGAATGCTGGAATAACGGGAATTGATGTTCATAAACGTGAAAAGTACGAGGTTCCAGAGATGGGGGGCTTAGCCCTCCTCATCTCAATTTCAGTGATTGCCCTAGCTGCTGGAATTGAATCCTGGATGGTCGGAGTTTTCTTATTGGTTGGTCTTGTTGGTGTCTTAGACGATTTGGTGGAACTAAGACAGAGCCATAAGGTTTTACTAACATCGCTTGCTACATTTCCTGTTCTCTTAAATTTGAAGAGGCATTATATTGTCATTTTAGGTTCCAGGATTGACCTCGGATTTCTGGCTCTCATATTCTTCTGGGCCTACGTTGCCATCTCGGCAAACCTAGTTAACATGTTAGCTGGCTTTAATGGCCTTGAAGTTGGGCTTTCTTCCATAATGTTCTTGATAATCTCGATTCTGGCCAAAGGCCCTGAGAGGAGGCTTGCCTTGATAGCACTCTTTGCCTCTCTGGGCTTCCTATACTGGAACAAGTATCCGGCAAAGGTGTTTCCGGGAGATACGGGAACGCTGGCTCTTGGAGCCTTAATTGGTCTCTTGGCGGTCTCATCCGGGTTAGAGTTTCCAGTTGGAATAATGTTGATCCCTCACATAACCGACTTCCTTCTTAAGGCGAAGGTCAAGTTCAAGGGCAAATCGCTCGGCAGAACCAGGGTTCTAGAAGATGGAACTCTCGTTCCTCCACCTTACTTGTCATTCCTTGGTCTAATAATGAGGATTAGGCCAATGAAGGAGTGGGAGCTTGTCCTAATAACACTTATAATTGAAGCATTCCTGGGGGCTCTGGCTATTCTATTAGCTTGA
- the cas6 gene encoding CRISPR-associated endoribonuclease Cas6, protein MRIEVKLLPLKDNPILPFNYNHEIYSQIMEKVNSIEPEMAKILSSPHGFWTFSRIIVRKRRIIPEKGIEILSDDVSLYISSINEDLIRAIAEAVEKSPEFKIGDLSFLVGDVRALKVKEIERENVFSTLSPIVVRTVKFEGEKLKHWDLYPHDELFIDRLRKVMLLRYTEVMGHAPRDKEFEIEVLKFKPTRLMVGNSYIRGSLMVFKYKGSKEIAKFGYENGFGEKTGLGFGMVKLIE, encoded by the coding sequence ATGAGAATCGAGGTGAAGTTGCTCCCCCTCAAGGATAACCCAATCCTACCCTTCAACTATAATCACGAAATATATTCCCAGATAATGGAGAAAGTTAACTCAATTGAGCCCGAAATGGCAAAGATATTATCCTCTCCCCACGGATTTTGGACATTTTCAAGGATAATAGTCAGGAAAAGGAGGATAATACCAGAGAAAGGTATTGAGATTCTGTCCGACGATGTCTCCCTTTACATCTCCTCTATCAATGAGGACTTAATTAGGGCCATAGCAGAGGCAGTCGAAAAAAGCCCTGAGTTTAAAATTGGCGATCTTTCTTTTCTAGTTGGGGATGTAAGGGCATTGAAGGTAAAGGAGATCGAGAGGGAAAACGTGTTCTCAACCCTTAGTCCAATAGTCGTGAGAACGGTGAAATTCGAGGGAGAAAAGCTAAAACACTGGGATCTTTATCCTCATGACGAGCTGTTCATTGATAGATTAAGGAAGGTCATGCTACTCAGGTACACAGAGGTCATGGGTCATGCTCCTAGGGACAAGGAGTTTGAAATAGAGGTGTTAAAATTCAAACCAACCAGGCTCATGGTAGGCAACTCCTACATTAGAGGATCCCTCATGGTGTTCAAATACAAGGGATCCAAGGAAATAGCCAAATTTGGATATGAAAATGGATTCGGGGAGAAGACGGGACTTGGTTTTGGCATGGTCAAGCTAATAGAATAG
- a CDS encoding site-2 protease family protein has protein sequence MPKGIYECISCGYREVRDSTRPLLPNACPVCGGDMILVGYEIDVIEEEKPEIEDILRRFYNLGELLERRGDFYVYEVVEIIERDFEKVLKEVEKLGYWVALKRGKDRKILLYVFPAQKVESKENPVIGIVLFLLTLLSTFFAGYILSSFYVTTLKELNIPGIKNVYLNALAFSLAIMSILGTHEMGHKIAATLHNVKSTFPYFIPFPSFIGTLGAVIRVKSPIPTRNAEVDLGVSGPIAGLLVAIPVTIIGLKLSAIVPSSYLRGEETIYFGASLLFYGLVKLVLGDIPPDSGIILHPLAVAGWVGILVTFLNLIPAAQLDGGHVARALMSERTHRVLTYALGFLTIGLAYLWPGWLLWGILILLMGRVGNPGALDEVTPLTLGRKILAILIWVIFIISATPVPFSQKI, from the coding sequence TTGCCGAAGGGAATTTATGAGTGCATATCATGCGGATATAGAGAAGTTAGGGACTCAACTAGGCCCCTTCTTCCAAATGCGTGTCCCGTTTGTGGAGGAGACATGATATTAGTTGGGTACGAGATAGATGTAATTGAAGAGGAAAAGCCAGAGATAGAGGACATTCTAAGGAGGTTCTACAATCTTGGAGAACTCCTGGAGAGGAGGGGAGATTTCTACGTGTATGAGGTTGTCGAAATAATTGAGAGGGATTTTGAGAAGGTTCTAAAAGAGGTTGAGAAGCTTGGTTATTGGGTAGCACTGAAAAGGGGAAAAGACAGAAAAATACTTTTATACGTCTTTCCAGCTCAAAAAGTTGAGAGCAAAGAGAATCCAGTAATTGGCATAGTCCTCTTCCTCCTAACCCTCCTAAGCACTTTCTTTGCAGGCTACATCTTGTCCTCTTTCTACGTCACTACACTTAAAGAGCTCAACATCCCAGGAATAAAGAACGTTTACCTCAATGCACTTGCCTTCTCCCTGGCAATAATGTCAATACTTGGAACCCATGAGATGGGCCATAAGATTGCCGCCACTCTTCACAATGTGAAGTCGACCTTTCCCTACTTTATACCCTTCCCCTCATTTATAGGAACCCTGGGAGCGGTCATTAGGGTTAAGTCTCCAATACCGACGAGGAACGCTGAGGTAGACTTGGGAGTTAGTGGGCCCATAGCAGGATTACTTGTGGCCATTCCAGTTACAATAATAGGCCTCAAGCTTTCAGCGATCGTTCCTTCCAGTTACCTAAGAGGCGAGGAAACAATATACTTTGGTGCCAGTTTACTCTTCTATGGATTGGTCAAGCTCGTCCTCGGGGATATTCCACCAGATAGCGGTATAATACTCCACCCATTAGCCGTTGCTGGGTGGGTTGGAATACTCGTGACATTTCTAAATCTAATTCCAGCAGCCCAGCTAGATGGGGGGCATGTAGCTAGGGCTCTAATGTCGGAGAGAACACACAGAGTACTAACCTATGCCCTCGGATTCCTAACAATTGGATTAGCGTATCTATGGCCAGGATGGCTCCTTTGGGGCATACTTATTCTGTTGATGGGGAGGGTTGGCAATCCAGGGGCCCTTGATGAGGTAACTCCACTAACCTTGGGCAGAAAAATTCTAGCCATACTAATCTGGGTAATCTTCATTATATCCGCAACCCCAGTCCCATTTTCCCAAAAGATCTAA
- a CDS encoding DUF126 domain-containing protein, translating to MKLKGRGVGKGIVEGEIIVSRKPISFLGGVDPETGIITDPESDIRGESITGKILAFPKGKGSTVGSYILYALSKNGKGPKAIIVEEAEPIVTAGAIISGIPLVTSIKISVLRTGMKVRVNAEKGEVEIIAEGNL from the coding sequence ATGAAGCTCAAGGGAAGAGGAGTTGGAAAGGGGATAGTTGAGGGGGAAATAATAGTTTCAAGAAAGCCAATATCTTTCCTCGGAGGAGTCGATCCCGAGACGGGCATAATCACGGATCCCGAGAGTGATATAAGAGGAGAAAGCATTACTGGTAAGATACTTGCATTTCCTAAGGGTAAGGGCTCGACGGTCGGTTCCTACATTTTGTATGCTCTCTCCAAAAATGGAAAGGGGCCCAAGGCGATAATAGTTGAAGAAGCAGAACCAATAGTGACAGCTGGGGCAATAATCTCGGGAATTCCACTTGTAACGAGTATAAAAATATCAGTTCTAAGGACTGGTATGAAGGTCAGGGTGAATGCCGAGAAGGGGGAGGTGGAAATAATTGCCGAAGGGAATTTATGA
- a CDS encoding aconitase X — protein sequence MYLTKEEELALSGEYGPAIQKAMEILVALGDLYGADRLIPIKSAQIAGVSYKNLGEAGLQFLRDLVEMGAKVSVYTTLNPPGIGNEEFMERQREIIELYRRMGIDVTSTCTPYYGANLPKFGDHIAWSESSAVIFANSVIGARTNREGGPSSLAAAIVGKTPNFGLHLEENRKATHIIEVKFNPRNETEYSLLGYKVGEIVESGVPYFRNINPGVDDMKALGASMAASGGVALYHIENHTPEWRNALGDKIERIEIEDVSDVKEKFSAEWSEVDFILLGCPHASITEIKEIAELLRVRGRPLKLPLFITVSRGVKALADYLGYAEIIERYNGKLISDACLVVSPVKEWYSGVATDSGKAAFYFKSFGLKVKLEDREKIIMEAP from the coding sequence TTGTACTTAACCAAGGAAGAGGAGTTAGCACTCTCGGGAGAATACGGACCTGCAATTCAAAAGGCAATGGAAATACTTGTTGCCCTTGGAGATCTATATGGGGCAGATAGGCTTATTCCAATAAAGAGTGCACAAATCGCTGGGGTTAGTTACAAGAACCTTGGTGAGGCAGGTCTTCAGTTCTTGAGGGATCTTGTCGAAATGGGAGCGAAAGTTTCAGTGTACACAACGTTAAATCCCCCAGGGATAGGAAACGAGGAATTCATGGAGAGGCAGAGAGAGATAATAGAGCTCTACAGGAGAATGGGAATAGATGTGACCTCAACTTGCACACCTTACTACGGTGCCAACCTTCCGAAGTTTGGAGACCATATCGCCTGGAGCGAGAGCTCGGCAGTTATATTTGCAAACTCCGTAATTGGGGCAAGGACAAACAGAGAGGGAGGGCCTTCTAGCCTGGCCGCCGCAATAGTTGGTAAAACTCCCAATTTTGGACTCCACCTTGAGGAGAATAGGAAGGCCACCCACATTATCGAGGTAAAGTTCAACCCCAGGAATGAGACGGAGTACTCTCTTCTAGGGTACAAAGTTGGGGAGATAGTCGAGAGCGGAGTCCCCTACTTTAGGAACATCAATCCAGGAGTTGATGATATGAAGGCCCTTGGAGCAAGCATGGCTGCCAGTGGTGGGGTTGCACTTTACCATATTGAAAATCACACGCCTGAGTGGAGGAATGCATTAGGGGATAAAATTGAGAGGATAGAGATCGAGGATGTAAGCGATGTGAAGGAGAAGTTCAGTGCAGAGTGGAGCGAAGTTGATTTCATACTCCTCGGTTGCCCACACGCATCAATTACGGAAATAAAGGAGATTGCAGAACTTTTAAGGGTGAGAGGAAGGCCCCTAAAACTTCCACTGTTCATAACCGTTAGTAGGGGCGTTAAGGCACTTGCAGATTACCTTGGGTACGCAGAGATTATAGAGAGATACAACGGTAAGTTGATAAGCGATGCATGCCTCGTGGTCTCTCCAGTGAAGGAGTGGTATTCGGGAGTTGCCACTGATAGTGGGAAAGCCGCATTCTACTTCAAGTCCTTTGGTTTGAAGGTTAAATTGGAGGATAGGGAAAAGATCATCATGGAGGCGCCATGA
- a CDS encoding ASCH domain-containing protein, producing the protein MEWEMGLQEEYIELIKSGKKKIEGRLYDEKRRQIKPGDIIIFEGGKLKVKVKAIRVYKSFKEMLEKEGIENVLPGVKDVEEGVKVYRQFYDEEREKKYGVVAIEIEPIE; encoded by the coding sequence ATGGAGTGGGAAATGGGGCTGCAGGAGGAGTACATAGAACTGATAAAATCTGGAAAAAAGAAGATTGAAGGAAGACTATATGACGAAAAGAGGAGGCAGATAAAACCAGGGGATATTATAATCTTCGAAGGAGGAAAGCTAAAGGTCAAAGTGAAGGCGATAAGAGTTTACAAATCATTCAAGGAGATGCTTGAGAAAGAGGGGATAGAGAACGTCTTGCCGGGTGTAAAGGACGTTGAGGAAGGTGTGAAAGTTTATAGACAATTCTACGATGAAGAAAGGGAAAAGAAGTATGGGGTAGTTGCAATTGAGATAGAGCCAATAGAATGA